The Polynucleobacter sp. VK25 genome segment GACAAACAGTGGTGGTGGAAAACGTGAATGGCGCTGGTGGAACAATTGCAAGCACTAAGGTCGCACGTGCGGCACCTGATGGCTACACTATCTATCTTCATCACATGGGCATGGCAACAGCCAACGCGCTTTATGACAAGCTGCCATACGATCCAATGAGTAACTTTGATTACATTGGTCAAGTTGCCGATGTGCCAATGGTGCTCTTAGGCAAAAAAGATCTGCCAGCAAATAACTTCAAAGAGCTTGAAGCCTACATCAAGGCGAATGGCTCTAAGGTCACAATGGCTAACGCAGGACCTGGAGCAGTTTCACAACTTTGCGGACTACTCTTTCAGAGTCGTATTGGCGTGAAGCTTACAAATATCCCTTACAAGGGGACTGGCCCTGCACTAACCGACTTATTAGGCGGTCAGGTTGACTTGCTTTGCGATCAAACCACCCAAACCATTCCTTACATTAAGGATGGTCGTGTAAAGGCTTATGGCACAACCACTCTGAAGCGCTTGCCAGCAATTCCAAATGTACCTACTTTGGATGAGCAAGGCTTAAAAGGTTTTGAAGTAAAAGTTTGGCACGGTATGTACACACCAAAAGGTGTTCCAAAACCAATCTTGGATAAGTTGAATGCCGCTCTGAAGAAAGCACTCAATAATCCTGATGTGAAAAAACGTTTAGAAGATGCCAATATTGATATCGTCTCTCCAGAAAAAATGACTCCTGCTGGACTCAAATCACACCTGGAAGCCGAAATTAACAAATGGGGTCCAATCATTCGCAAGTCAAATATTCCTGACTAAGCATTGATTGCGTCAAACAAAAAGCCAGCATATAGCTGGCTTTTTTATTATGGTGAACTCTTATTTACATGGGTAATTATCAGTAAAGAAGCGCAGTAAGGTTTTAGCCGCCTTCTCTTTATTAAACTGAGGATTGGTCTTGGTCCAAGCCAAGAACTTTTGCAAGACCTCATCACGAGTCTCACTCTTGTTTACAAAGCAGATGGCTGGTTTAGCATCGGTACGACGATTCGCCAAATAGCCTTGATACACACCTTCACCAAAGCCAAAACAAAAACTGCGACCTTGCAGGTCGTCGGGATTCTTGCAGAGCTCTACAAATGCAGCAGTACTGGCATCATCTACCGGGAGGTCCTTCTGCGCATAGCTATTTGGAGCAAAAGAAAGCATAGATGCAATGAGTATGAATGTTGTTGTGAATGATTTCATGATTCTCTTCTCTAAATAAAGGTTAACGTCTAAAGCCACTCATATGGCCTCCGCCAAATCCGCCAGCATGGCCGCCTCCACCACCGCCGCCACCGCCAAAGCCACTCATGTGGCCACCGCCACCGCCGCCGCCGCCAAAGCCACTACTAAAGCCGCCCATGTGACCGCCGCCAAAACCACGTGAGCGGTCTTGGTTGCCATCAAAGCGGGCTTGTTCACGCAGAGCATTCTCTTGGGCAGCCTCACGATACATATTGGGATTCGTTCTGTCCATCTGAGCATCATTGCGCGCTTCCTGATTTAGTCGCGCTGCCTGATTTCTTTCATCTGGTGTTGCATCCCTCTGAAAGGCATTATTGGCGCGCTGGCCATCCATTCTGGCGGCCTGCCTCTCCTCTGGAGTGGCTTTATTTCTCCAATCATTCAATAAACGTTGCTGGTTGGCAATGTTTGCTGGTCCGATAATTGCACGAGAAGGTATACGTCCAGATGCATTGATATTGGTAGAGTTGATCGTCCCATTATTCCAATTGGGCTGCGTCCAAAAATCATCGCCGATCATAAAGCCCACACCAAAAGTCATCAGACCCCAAGCAGGGTCATAGATTGGGTAAGGCGGGTACTCTGGATAAGGCCATGGCCCATAAACTACCGTTGGGTTATAGCTTGGGATGTAAACCACCTTTGTACTGGCTGAGCTAATCACAACATTTCCGCTTGGATCAGTCGTTACGTTAATTTGTTTATTAGATTTCAGAGTACCAGCATTAACGGCCATCTTTCTGAGGGCTTGAACAGCTTTCATGGTATCCGAGGCTTGGAGCTTATATGCATTACCTAAATTCTGGGTCCACTCCAATTTTCTACCCATCATATTGAAGGCTTTGGGAAATGACATTAAAGATTTCACACTGTCGTTCCAAGATTGTGACTTGAGTGCATTTTGCAGATCGCTACCAGTCAATGCAGCATTGTTAATTCGCCAGTTATATGCCTCTGCAATTTCCAGTGGATAGGTTGATGCTAGCAACATCAGCGAGAGCAAAGCATCGGGATACAGCGCTATTGGCGAAACCAAGGACTGCAATTGCTGTGAAGAGATGGTTTGCGGGCCGGCATTGTAGTTTGCGTTCTCGTTGTAGCCCGGGTTACCATAACCTTCAGCCTGCAGATAACCCTGAGAGTAATAATTTCCGCTGTATTGATACGGGCCAGGATTCATCACGCATCCGGCAAGGAGAGAGCCAAAACCGATCGTTGCTAGCGTTCGCCATCCCGCTTGTTTATTCAACGCAGAAATACTTTGTTGACTTGTCTGTTTCATATCTGCCTCAGCATTGATCTATATAAATAACGCACTAGATTCGTCTCACTTTACTACTTTGCTTTGGATGGGCTCTAACCCGGTCTAAACAAATAGCCAGAGCGAGCCTTGTCGCGACGTCTCCTGTAAAGCGCACCAACCAAGGCAAGCAAGGCCCAAATAGCCAAGAACGGATCGAGCAGGTAATCCCAAAGATTGGCTGATTCGTGCCAATGGGCTGCCCAAGCAATAATAGCGATAGCAATAATCCAGACGCCCTTGCTCCAGTTCTCCAAGCCACAGACCAGAGCAAAAAATAATACCCCCACTAGAAATGCAATAGATCCATACCCCCATGCATAAGGGTCGGTCATGCCTAAACCTAAGGCGAGGGGATAGAAACATAAAGCGATGATTGCTACTACAAACTGAAAGGCAATTGGCGTAGGTTTACCGGAAGGCAGCAATGAACTCCATAGCAATAGCGTCAAGACAATACTGAGATCACCAGTAACACCGCGGACATAGGCAGCTAAAGGTAAATCCATGCCCATTGGCCAAAATAGGATGTTCCCAATCAAGAGAACGAAAAATACTTTTGCGGCAAACGGAAAAGAATTCGGAGAAAACTTTTGTAAAACCCAAATACACACCACCGCACAGGTTACCGATAACTCTAGTAGAGCCAAGGTTTGCATGAATGAATTCATTGTTGCGCCTCCTGACGAGATGCATCCACCCCAAGTGCTTGCGCTTTATTGAAGGCCTGCTTTAACCAAGCGCCAGAAAAATAACGATGCCGAATCTTCTTGCGATCCCAGGTGTATACCAAATGCGCATCATCACCATCAACCGTTATTAAATATGGGTATGAAAATTCTTTGCGCTGAGCATCAGGCAAGGCTTCATCATCCTCCAAGACTTCAACGGTTTGCCATTGGCCAGATTTAACATCGCTCATCAACAGAACCAAACGATAACGGCCATGCTCAATATTATTTAAAGCCAAAAGACGAATGCCGCTATTAAGCGCAATGCCAGCAACTGCAGCATTCGGATTGGCGATTAGTAAATCTTCTGACTGTTGCCAACTTTGACCTGAATTTTGGGTGTGGCTAACTGGAATTTGTTTTGGCAAACCTGCGCTACGCGTCTGCCGAAAATAAGCACTGGCATCTTGCGCATCATTTACAAACACAATTGGCTGGATTGAACTACGGCCAGAGCTCATGCGACGCTTATCGATCACTTGCCCTGCATCTATCCTGAGGAACTCTCCAAAGCGCCCTATCCACTCGTGATAGGCAGGCAAACCTAGTAGCCCGTCAGCATAGGCAATGCTAGGAGATTTAACGAGAGTACTTAAATTCAACAAGGGGGAACTGATCAAACGCTGTGGATTACTCCACGTCAAACCTTCATCGTCAGAAGTCATGGCAGAAATAGAGCTACCAGCCCACCCACC includes the following:
- a CDS encoding tripartite tricarboxylate transporter substrate-binding protein, whose product is MKIKKFVFTGIAAALTAGAFLSTSALAQKDWPTKSITLVVPFAAGGPTDSVARLIAVPMGQTLGQTVVVENVNGAGGTIASTKVARAAPDGYTIYLHHMGMATANALYDKLPYDPMSNFDYIGQVADVPMVLLGKKDLPANNFKELEAYIKANGSKVTMANAGPGAVSQLCGLLFQSRIGVKLTNIPYKGTGPALTDLLGGQVDLLCDQTTQTIPYIKDGRVKAYGTTTLKRLPAIPNVPTLDEQGLKGFEVKVWHGMYTPKGVPKPILDKLNAALKKALNNPDVKKRLEDANIDIVSPEKMTPAGLKSHLEAEINKWGPIIRKSNIPD
- a CDS encoding Rap1a/Tai family immunity protein — translated: MKSFTTTFILIASMLSFAPNSYAQKDLPVDDASTAAFVELCKNPDDLQGRSFCFGFGEGVYQGYLANRRTDAKPAICFVNKSETRDEVLQKFLAWTKTNPQFNKEKAAKTLLRFFTDNYPCK
- a CDS encoding DUF3300 domain-containing protein is translated as MKQTSQQSISALNKQAGWRTLATIGFGSLLAGCVMNPGPYQYSGNYYSQGYLQAEGYGNPGYNENANYNAGPQTISSQQLQSLVSPIALYPDALLSLMLLASTYPLEIAEAYNWRINNAALTGSDLQNALKSQSWNDSVKSLMSFPKAFNMMGRKLEWTQNLGNAYKLQASDTMKAVQALRKMAVNAGTLKSNKQINVTTDPSGNVVISSASTKVVYIPSYNPTVVYGPWPYPEYPPYPIYDPAWGLMTFGVGFMIGDDFWTQPNWNNGTINSTNINASGRIPSRAIIGPANIANQQRLLNDWRNKATPEERQAARMDGQRANNAFQRDATPDERNQAARLNQEARNDAQMDRTNPNMYREAAQENALREQARFDGNQDRSRGFGGGHMGGFSSGFGGGGGGGGHMSGFGGGGGGGGGHAGGFGGGHMSGFRR
- a CDS encoding exo-alpha-sialidase encodes the protein MSRVIALCFLLLAAVIGFLHIDSRPVWAPFMVSSPQVEELAEEPVVAKSKGVIKANIPAPQSNWLPDTGAASVHAASMIALKDGAVRAFWFAGSREGAADVSIYSAVYDAKSSNWSAPTLVVDRISAEKGLSRYIAKLGNPVPARLADGRLQLFFVTVSIGGWAGSSISAMTSDDEGLTWSNPQRLISSPLLNLSTLVKSPSIAYADGLLGLPAYHEWIGRFGEFLRIDAGQVIDKRRMSSGRSSIQPIVFVNDAQDASAYFRQTRSAGLPKQIPVSHTQNSGQSWQQSEDLLIANPNAAVAGIALNSGIRLLALNNIEHGRYRLVLLMSDVKSGQWQTVEVLEDDEALPDAQRKEFSYPYLITVDGDDAHLVYTWDRKKIRHRYFSGAWLKQAFNKAQALGVDASRQEAQQ